The Lutra lutra chromosome 1, mLutLut1.2, whole genome shotgun sequence genomic sequence ACTGCTTTTTGAGGCATTGGGCTAAATGCTTTATGTAGATTATCTCATATGATTCTCAAATCAACTCTGTAATTGggttcttttataatttctatacaaagataaggaaaatgaggtttggcaaggttaaataacttgcccaggaACACATTGCTAACAAAGATTTCAGCTGGGACACAAACAGGTgtagttttcactttttaattgttTGCTGTTGTTTCTTCATGAGGTAGAAACAAGATCCTGCCCTCCTAGAACTTCTAGTCCCAATTGGTGGACATTTTTCTTCAGATAGACTCTAAATCCATCTCTGGAGAGATGTGGAGTATCTCCCAGAGAAGGCCTTTCACTTTTCAACAGGATCTGTGCTGTTGACGGGAGTTGGTTGATTACATggactctttttattttctctgttcaaGTTCATGTCTCCCATCTCCTGTGTCCTTCTATGTTCTCATCCTGGCATCCTTTGCTTTATCCTTCTGCCcaccctctttcttctctgagtgccctcccctccacacctgtttattttttctctctcctatctaGAAAATCACTAGAGTGCCCAAATACCATGCAATGCACTGTTGAAGGAAAacatggaagggagggaaactcaCTGCAAATGAAATGAGCTATTGATGGATGGCTTCATAAGCCTAGGGGTCCTTCTTTAGCGTTCTCTGGCATTTAAGGGATTCAGGATTCCAAAAGCACATCCACTCCATTCTGCTGGTGCTAATCTCATTTTTTCCATGATTAACAGCCCCGTTCATTATGTTTTCAGCTCACATTAATCTTCTCTTCTGTGAGTTTGGTAACATTTGGAGTCATTTCCCTCTGTATTTATCCATCTGGGATCTTTAGAGAAGATAAGTTTGCAGAGAGTCATTTGTTACTTACAGCAATGAAAGGAAGGAACATTCTCCTTATTTCTCACATCCTGAAAGAGGACCCTCTGAATTCATACATGGAGCTCCCTCCAACTCCATAGGTTACTCAGTTTGGGATTGAGCTGCAACATAACAGCATCAGAAATCACAACAAGCAATGCTCCATGGATCCTGAGTCCTAGGAGGACCCCTAGAATGGACGAGATCAGGAGAAAGTTGTGGGGGTAATGGAGAGAGTTAGGAGATTAATAAGTCAGAACAAAGCCTTTGGCTTGAGTCCTGTCTCTACCACCTACAAGCTATATGACCTTGGGTGAATCTCATAATCTCTCCAAAATCTGCTCACTTCCTCTGTGAACTGGTGTCAAAGATGCCTGTCTTCTCACATGAAAAAGTAGGTTTGAGTGTTCACTTATATTCTCATCTCTGTTTTTGAATAAGCTTGTATCCTTACTTATATCacttaatttttgtcattttagaaGCCTTGCCAACAATattgtatgtttgtatatatatacatatatatttatgaataatatatatatttcgacaatcatatatttatgattagaaagaaaaaaataggttattGAGAAAGTTTTAGAggctaatatatttaaattcttatctcatattttattttaaaaagtcttgaaggggcaccttggtggctcagtcagttaagcgtcagactcttcctttcatctcaggtcatggtctcagggttgtgagattaagccccatgtccagctctgtgctcagcgcagcaTCTGCTTGACagttcctccctttccctccccctccccctccgccccttTCTCCacttgctctccatctctctctctcaaataaataaataaaatctttaaaacaaataaataaatggataaaaataaaaaaccttggAGGTGTGTGTTATATTTGAAGATCTATTGGGGAGAGGATAGTTCgtttagaaaacagagaaaaatagggAGAAAGCCCTTTCGGAGAACCTGGTCTATCAGCCCCTAGGGACATTCTGTTGTAAAAGTTGGAAtgcatttattcctttcttaatTCAAGTAAGATGtttctttagagaaaatattCCAACTGGACATCCATTCAAAAACCATGACAATTATTGCTATCTATGGTCATTAACCATGAAATATCGGTGTTATTTCTCATGGCTGCTGAAGAGCAGGTCTAAATTGCATTAATGCATCTGTTACTATAGAAAGGGGGGAAGgtctaattaaattttattgatgTCTAATTTAGAAGGGGTTCAGGACGTTGAGAGGACAAGTAGAGACAAGAGAAATCTGGACTGTTTGCTGTAATTCTGCAGAACTATAACCAAGGCAACAGGATTCGGAAATGTCATTTATTGACAGTCCTTTTGCCCAACACCTGGGATCTGAGCAAGAGACTCCCATTATGCAGATAACTCCCAGTGCTATCGATGAAAATTAACTACATAACCAACTCTCCTGCCCACATAGAACACCAGACGCCTGAGAGCACTTTTAATTGCAGTGTACCTCCCTCTGCAAAAAAGCTAATTACatctgcttccctttcctttagGTACCCAAGCAAGGACAGGAATAATGAAGAGACACGTGTGTTAGTTACAACCTTTTGAACCAAGCAAGGAGGAAATCAACAGTGTGGACAGGGCTGGAACCGTTGCCACGCTTGCTTGTTGGAGTGAATGAGGAATGGGCTTGTGATTATGCTGACATTTCAGCATGAATCTGGTAGACCTGTGGTTAACCCGTTCCCTCTCCATGTGTCTCCTCCTACAAAGTTTTGTTCTTATGATACTGTGCTTTCATTCTGCCAGTATGTGTCCCAAGGGCTGTCTCTGTTCTTCCTCTGGGGGTTTAAATGTCACCTGTAGCAATGCAAATCTCAAGGAAATACCTAGAGATCTTCCTCCTGAAACAGTCTTACTGTATCTGGACTCCAATCAGATCACCTCTATCCCCAACGAGATTTTTAAGGACCTTCATCAACTGAGAGTTCTCAACTTGTCCAAAAACGGCATTGAGTTTATCGATGAGCATGCCTTCAAAGGCGTGGCTGAAACTTTGCAGACTCTGGACTTGTCTGACAACCGGATTCAAAGTGTGCACAAAAATGCCTTCAATAACCTGAAGGCTAGGGCCAGAATTGCCAACAATCCTTGGCACTGCGACTGTACTCTACAGCAAGTTCTGAGGAGCATGGCATCCAACCACGAAACAGCCCACAACGTGATCTGTAAGACTTCTGTGTTGGACGAGCACGCCGGGAGACCATTCCTCAATGCTGCCAATGACGCTGACCTTTGTAACCTCCCTAAAAAGACTACTGACTATGCCATGCTGGTCACCATGTTTGGCTGGTTCACCATGGTGATCTCCTATGTGGTATATTACGTGAGGCAAAATCAGGAGGATGCCCGGAGACACCTGGAATACTTGAAATCCCTGCCGAGCAGGCAGAAGAAAGCAGATGAGCCTGACGACATTAGCACTGTGGTATAGCGTCCGAGCCGACCAGCGCTGAGAAAGAAATTTGTTGGCAGTTGCGATAGATAAGTGGTTTACTTCTCCCATCCAttgtaaacatttaaaactttgtATATCCATTTCTTTTGACTTATGCCACTGTTGAACTTTTAACAAACATGACAACATAACGAATCATTTTAGTTTAGGTGACCCACCCCTTCCTTGTACCCCCAGTGGTATATTCCTTGAGTAAGCTACTCTCTGAACATAAGTTAGATCCATCTCActatttaataatgaaatttatttttttaatttaaaaccaaataaaagctTAACTTTGAACCATGGAAAACAGAGTGACTTATTGgtccagaaaacagtatggccATTCGGTTGCTTTCGAGAGAAATAGACAACCCTTATGACCCTAAAGAACTATCATAATGAAAGATGTGTTATTAAGCCCTACTCTACACCGGGGAGCCATAGTTGAATTATCGACCAAGGAAAGTATCTGTCAGACTTTAAAATACTAGCCTTAGCAAACCCGAGTGATAATGCAGTGTGGCACCCTACAGAGACTTCAGTGGGGATGCTGCTAGGTGCTTACTGTCCAacagttgaatatatatattacataaatatatatatgtatatatgtcatatagatatatgcatatctatctatatatacctAGCTAAACACAGTATTTTTACTCTATACTAGGAACATGTAAAAGAAGAGGACAGCGCACATTCTGTCCTTAGGATCACCTTTTGTGGGCAGGGGTATATAAGTAACACAGAAATAGAGATGCTGAAAAGGAAGATGCTAAGAGTGTAGCACCCACTGTGTGTAAGGCATTTTTACACTATGATTATGGTTCTCAACCCTCACTACAAAAGGAGAACGTGACAACTACCCCATTTAAAGGAGACTACAGTTGGAAGGAGTTCAATGGCCTACCAAGTAGAAAGTACTAGAACATGAATTTGAAGtatatctttctctctccaaaagcTGGGACCCTCTCATGTTCCTACTAGGTTGGTTTGTAGAGGTATGAGTTACATGCTAAAAATGTGGCCATGTTAAGTGTATAGTTCCACAagatttgacaaatgtatattcCTGTATATCAAGATATCATGCCTCTGCTACTGTTCAGAAATAGGAGAAAGCTCATTCAGTTCTTGAGTAGGAAattgttggggttttttgggtttgAGGTACCATTACAGATAACCTTTGGAACTTGGGTGGGATCTCATCAGAGAGTAATACAGGCAAGGAAGGTAGCTGAACCAGGGGGAGCAAAGAGGTAAAAAGTGTTGGCTGGTATTTGGGATGAAGAAGTCTTTGTAGGGGAGTAATGAGAGACAAAGCTGGAGGCCCATCAGAAGGATCTCAATTCTTGGGAGTAAGAATGACTAATAGAATTTATGGAACACTCAGGACACACCAAGTACTTTCTTTGGGTTGTATTAATTAATCCTTCCAATTACCTTATGAAATAGTCTTTTGCAAATGAGGGATCAGAGACACAGGAGTTTCGGTAATGAGTTCAGGATCCTTGCCTTATAAGAAGTAGAGCAGATACTGAAATCGAGTCCATCAGATTTAACCACTGTGCTGCATTACTTTACAATCAAACACTTTACTACTGAAGTTTCAGCTTCCCCAGACCAAGAGGTTTGCAGATTATCCGAAGTGATGATCTTATTAACAGCACAAATAGCCCTTTATGGGGCTTAACTAGGAAGGATTGATCCTTGGCAATTTTGACCCACAGATCCTTCTCCaacccacatcaggctgtctttGGAACCTCCAGGAATCACATTTCTGCCCTTGGAAAGCACAGCAGCTCCTGTGCATATCAATAATCTCTTAAAAGCTTCCTGGCATGGACCATGAGAGTCGGCCAATCCAAGACCTTCAGTAGAGCATTCAGAGCAACATGGCTAGACTACACTGGCATATACTCCAGGACCAGAGGATTGGCAGACCCACCCTATCCTTACTGAAAAAATGTAAGCCCTCTTCTGAAAGTCTGGGATGTGAAATTCAGAATATGGGCACTTCGGCATCCCAgtgagaaagaagccagactgtCTGCTTTGCTAACTGGGTTTGAACAGCTTCAAGAGAAATCAGAGCTTTGCTGGAGATTTAACGCCCCCTGGAGGACAACTTTAGAATATATCTCGGTAAGCACGACCACAGAGAGATGCCTAACGGaaagcacatttttatttccctaaggAATAGGAAAGTAGAGCCATTGCTAagataacactttaaaaaattaattgcgTTTATTTGAGTATGTGAGTCACATACGTTTTAGGAAAGCGTTCACAAATCACATAATCCATTTCAGTTTGCTGCTTCCAAAATACCCTTTATATTCATATTagtaatttattttcctaatggtTAATTGCATTAGTCAAGTGAAAGtatctatagaaaaaaaatccctgaaggGTGTTGTAGGATAGTCACCTGCTGGTTCACAGGTGGCAATGTGAAATTCCCACTTTTGCATTGGTAACTCTCTGCATACATAGAGGTAAGAAGCTGTTAGTAATCATTCCCCTGCCTGGATTCTGTGTGTAGATTTTCAGTTAACGGTGCTGTAAGTGCAAgttaagtttaaaaacaaaacaaaataaaaatccctgtAAGGCAGGTTGCCATGAATTGGAGTAGTTACGCCATTGAAGgagaaaattaattcttaaaaaacaaaccagtaaCAGGCTATAAGACACCTTCATGAGCAGAACTGGAAGGAAACACACTTCCCATCAGTTTGTAGGGATATTCCATCCTCCTGGACCAACAGCACACGATGCCAAGGGGTGGCTTCCTAAGGCTCACAGCTGGCTGAACAGAAAAAGCCCTAAAATGCCTACTTCAGTTTCAATCCCAGTACACTCCTTAAGTTTCTGAACCTtgtgcatatttatatacatggaGAATTACCTATTTTAAGAATCTAAGGTTTTTGAAATTCACTCTCAGCTTATTATTGGAGCAGTATCTGTACCATCttgccttttaaatattttaaataacagccTCTCTGCTCAACCCCCTACTTTGGCGTCTCTCTGCCAATCTCAGCCTCTTCAGTTCAAAAATACCTGGGAAGTTTCATCTCATCATTAACAATGTGCTTATCTCTGAAGCAAGGCAAATCATAAAAGATGCCAACCTGACtggaacattttttaagaaagtgaTAAAAAGTTATATAATGGAAGATATAACTTTCAAGAACACTTTGGCAAATTGCAATGCACTGATATACAAATTCTGCCAGGTACGCGTTGTTCTTTTTTACGTCCTTCGATGATTACCCACAATAATTCTTGTTCTGACATCAACAAGCAGAAGGCAGTCTGAGATGTGGGTAGGTTTTCCTTATTGGCTCGAGACTTCCAATTCATTCAGTAAGTTATCTCATCTATCTGGCACAGCTAGAGAATGGAAAATTCTGCCTAATGAAATGTTCAGGTTACTAGAAATAGGCGAACTCCTAGAATCTCAGGGCTGGAAGAGTCCTAGAGAGGATCTCATGCACTGATTTTACAGGTGCTGAAATGGAAACTCTTTAGGCTTGGGTGTTGGCACACGCGTGCCCATATTCCCCACTCAGTGTTGTTCACAGGTCACCAACTGCCTCTCCCAATGCACTGTTCTGCAGTCttccaggaaacagaaaaatgtaacaATATAGATTCCATGAAAATGTCCCGGCTCTCAGCAGCAGTTTCTTTGAGGATTCAGAAGGCACTTGAGGTTCCTACATTGTCACAGAGTTGTCATGAAGAATATCTGTGATTCTAAAAAGCTTCTTGCTCCTTCAAGATAGGATGAaatcatctgttttcctttcacAAACAGCCCCCAGATAACATGCTCAACACTAGGCAAGATCTGGCTTCTCcggggagagatggagaaaatgatTTGGTGCAGCTTCCTAGGGAGGTAGGGTTGGTTAGCATGTATTTCCTTGAGTAGCAGCACGAACCCGAGTGGTCAAGTACAGCCCTGTTGGCAGGAGGGGAGTCCCTGCCTCTACCTGATGTTCTCTCTTCCCGGAAGTGGTGCCCCTGATTCTTCAATTTGGCTTCTCTGATGCAGACAAAGCAGACCAAAGGCAAACTCATT encodes the following:
- the LRRC3B gene encoding leucine-rich repeat-containing protein 3B produces the protein MNLVDLWLTRSLSMCLLLQSFVLMILCFHSASMCPKGCLCSSSGGLNVTCSNANLKEIPRDLPPETVLLYLDSNQITSIPNEIFKDLHQLRVLNLSKNGIEFIDEHAFKGVAETLQTLDLSDNRIQSVHKNAFNNLKARARIANNPWHCDCTLQQVLRSMASNHETAHNVICKTSVLDEHAGRPFLNAANDADLCNLPKKTTDYAMLVTMFGWFTMVISYVVYYVRQNQEDARRHLEYLKSLPSRQKKADEPDDISTVV